One Salmo salar unplaced genomic scaffold, Ssal_v3.1, whole genome shotgun sequence DNA segment encodes these proteins:
- the LOC106574774 gene encoding uncharacterized protein isoform X2, with translation MATMCHSRRALMEIPAPQPKIAARLRRSYLEVLSSRITPFSTTSRGRNLTSNSKLDPAIYRTGSSRSEAQSERMEDNQTPLSNQQLVQLIRSFILVEQGQRQEPRALTTDLKPIQEDLHLKKTNVYRSIPYSRLGSNRDAHCYRKAYPHLVVFKVSCQEWGQLLLQNEEWESTLEHALVAWRYTSELPQWDTSSHNSVREQCYIMLAAHCITALQHYCPDPSKAIELHRRFKMAQLHSQLIYPCIQELERSLSEAQVCSMNTR, from the exons ATGGCAACCATGTGTCACTCAAGACGTGCCCTGATGGAAATCCCAGCTCCACAGCCGAAAATTGCAG CTCGACTGAGAAGGTCCTACCTGGAGGTTCTAAGTTCACGCATAACTCCATTCTCAACCACCTCTAGAGGCAGAAACCTGACCAGCAACTCAAAAC TGGACCCAGCCATATACAGAACAGGGAGTAGTCGGAGTGAGGCCCAAAGTGAGAGAATGGAAGACAACCAGACACCCCTGTCCAACCAGCAGCTTGTGCAGCTCATAAGATCTTTCATCCTAGTAGAACAGGGGCAGAGGCAGGAGCCCAGAGCTCTCACTACGGACCTGAAACCGATACAGGAGGACTTGCACCTGAAGAAGACCAATGTCTATAGATCTATACCCTACTCACGCCTGGGGTCCAACAGAGACGCACACTGTTACAGAAAGGCATATCCACACCTGGTGGTGTTTAAA GTTTCCTGCCAGGAGTGGGGTCAGCTGCTGCTGCAGAACGAGGAGTGGGAGTCTACTCTGGAGCACGCCCTAGTGGCGTGGAGGTACACCAGCGAGCTGCCACAGTGGGACACCagcagccacaactcggtgaggGAACAGTGTTACATCATGCTGGCAGCACACTGCATCACAGCTCTACAGCACTATTGCCCAGACCCCAGCAAAGCCATAGAGCTGCACAGGAG GTTTAAAATGGCACAGCTGCACAGTCAGTTGATCTATCCTTGTATTCAGGAGCTGGAGAGAAGCCTCAGCGAAGCACAGGTTTGTTCCATGAACACCCGCTGA
- the LOC106574774 gene encoding uncharacterized protein isoform X1, with amino-acid sequence MATMCHSRRALMEIPAPQPKIAARLRRSYLEVLSSRITPFSTTSRGRNLTSNSKRGHSLDPAIYRTGSSRSEAQSERMEDNQTPLSNQQLVQLIRSFILVEQGQRQEPRALTTDLKPIQEDLHLKKTNVYRSIPYSRLGSNRDAHCYRKAYPHLVVFKVSCQEWGQLLLQNEEWESTLEHALVAWRYTSELPQWDTSSHNSVREQCYIMLAAHCITALQHYCPDPSKAIELHRRFKMAQLHSQLIYPCIQELERSLSEAQVCSMNTR; translated from the exons ATGGCAACCATGTGTCACTCAAGACGTGCCCTGATGGAAATCCCAGCTCCACAGCCGAAAATTGCAG CTCGACTGAGAAGGTCCTACCTGGAGGTTCTAAGTTCACGCATAACTCCATTCTCAACCACCTCTAGAGGCAGAAACCTGACCAGCAACTCAAAACGTGGGCATTCAT TGGACCCAGCCATATACAGAACAGGGAGTAGTCGGAGTGAGGCCCAAAGTGAGAGAATGGAAGACAACCAGACACCCCTGTCCAACCAGCAGCTTGTGCAGCTCATAAGATCTTTCATCCTAGTAGAACAGGGGCAGAGGCAGGAGCCCAGAGCTCTCACTACGGACCTGAAACCGATACAGGAGGACTTGCACCTGAAGAAGACCAATGTCTATAGATCTATACCCTACTCACGCCTGGGGTCCAACAGAGACGCACACTGTTACAGAAAGGCATATCCACACCTGGTGGTGTTTAAA GTTTCCTGCCAGGAGTGGGGTCAGCTGCTGCTGCAGAACGAGGAGTGGGAGTCTACTCTGGAGCACGCCCTAGTGGCGTGGAGGTACACCAGCGAGCTGCCACAGTGGGACACCagcagccacaactcggtgaggGAACAGTGTTACATCATGCTGGCAGCACACTGCATCACAGCTCTACAGCACTATTGCCCAGACCCCAGCAAAGCCATAGAGCTGCACAGGAG GTTTAAAATGGCACAGCTGCACAGTCAGTTGATCTATCCTTGTATTCAGGAGCTGGAGAGAAGCCTCAGCGAAGCACAGGTTTGTTCCATGAACACCCGCTGA